The window GGCACCAGGAAGTGGTCCTGCTTGGCGAGGCCCGCCGCGCGCGGGTCGCCGTAGAAGATGAGCTGCTTCTGCTTCGCCGTGAGCTTGGCGAAGGGGCGGTCGATGTCGATGCCGTACTCGCGGAAGATGCGCTGGATGAGCTGGCTCCAGTGGCCCTTGCCCTCGATCCAGCTCGCGATCTCGCGGATCGCGCCCTCGCGGATCGTCAGCGCCTCGCTCGGCACGAGCAGTTCGGGCAAAGGCTCGCGGATGACGCCCAGGCCCTGGCAGTCCGGGCAGGCGCCGTAGTGGCTGTTGAAGGAAAAACTTCGCGGCTCGACCGGCTCGAAGCTGAGGCCGCAGGCTTGACAGGCGTGCGCGCTGCCGAGGGGGATCTCCTCGCCCGCCGTGGTCAGCACGCGCAGGCTGCCTTCGCCGAGGGCGAGCGCCGTCTCCAGCGCCTCGTGCAGGCGCGTGGCAATGCCGTCGGTGAGGGCGAGACGGTCGACCACCACCTCGATCGTGTGGCGCTTGTTCTTCGCGAGCTTTGGCGGGTCCGCGAGCCGGTGGATCTCGCCCTCCACGCGTACGCGCGCGAAGCCCTGCTTGACGAGCTTCGGCCACAGGTCCGCGAATTCTCCCTTTTGCCCGCGGGCCAGCGGCGCCAGCACCATGAAGCGCGTGCCGGGGGGCAGCTCGTGGATGCGGTCGACCATCTGGTCCACCGTCTGCGAGCCGATCTCGCGGCCGCACTGCGGGCAGTGCGGCACGCCCAGGCGCGCATAGAGCACGCGCAGGTAGTCGTGGATCTCGGTCACGGTGCCGACGGTGGAGCGCGGGTTCACGCTCGCCGTCTTCTGGTCGATGGAGATGGCCGGCGAGAGCCCGGTGATCGAGTCCACCTCGGGCTTCTCCATCTGGCCGAGGAACTGCCGCGCGTAGCTGGACAAGGACTCGATGTAGCGCCGCTGGCCCTCGGCGTAGAGCGTGTCGAAGGCCAGGCTGCTCTTGCCCGAGCCCGAGACGCCCGTGAACACCGTCACGGTGTTGCGGGGGATGCTCACATCCACGCCCTTGAGGTTGTGGATGCGGGCGCCGCGGATCTCGATGGCGCGGGGCGAGTCGGCAACGCGGCGGCGACGGGCGGGGGTGGCCACGGTCTCCTCCTGCGGGGGACGCATTGAGGGTGGGTGCGCGACCGGACGGGCGGGAGGGGTCCGGCGCGGCGGACCGGTGATCATTGTAGCGGCAACGGCGGCGATCGCAAGGCCGAAGTCGGGCCCGCGATTCCGAGCTGGGCCCTGCGATTTTGTATGGATCCGCACTAAGTTCCGATTGTGTGAGGCAGGCATCCGCTGGCTTGTGCTAAGCTGCATCCACGGGGGAACGAGGCCAACGCGGGAGGAAACCCGATGCCGAGCCTCGCCCGCCTGCGCCCCTGCCTGGCGCTCCTGATCGCGGCTTTCATCGCCGCGCCCGCCCACGCGGAGAAACCCGTCCAGACCCTCGAGCGCAAGGCGCCGCGCGCGCCCACCCAACCCCTCAACAAGAAGACCCACCTCGCCGTCGCCATGGGCGGCGCCGTCGCCCTCGGCGCCTTCGAGGCGGGCATCCTGGCCGAGCTCGTCCACGGCCTCGCTCTCTACAACGCCGGGCTCCTGCCCCGCGACCCGGAAGCCGCCGCGCATCGCTTCACCATCGACGTGCTCGCCGGCGCCTCAGCCGGCAGCATGAGCCTGGCCGTCCTCGCCCGCGAGCTCTACGACCCCAGCGCCGACGTCCTGGACTCCGGCTACCCCGAGCGCTCGGCCTTCCACGCCGCCTGGGTGGAGCAGATCGGCGTGCTCGCGCTGATGAACGATCACCGCCCACTTCCCCTCGCCGAGGACCCCTTCCTCTTCGACGAGCGGGTCATCTACCGCATCGCGAACAGCGCGCTCGGCTGCTCCCTGCGCCAGGGCGAGCCTCCCGCCGCGCTACCGCCCGCGCTCCCGCCCGGCGCGCGCGGTGCCCAAGCGCTCACGCTCGCGCCCGAGCGCCTCGCTCTCGGCATGACGCTCTCCAACATGGATGGCCTCACGCGCCCCATCCACTTCGAGGGCGCCGTCTACTGGCAGACCTTCTACGACGACCGCCGGCTCTTCCTGCTCGAGGACGGCGGCCGGCGAGTCTCGTTGCCGCGCGACCCCGCCACCGAGATCGGCTGGAACGACGTCGCGCTCACGGCGATCGCCTCGGGCGCCTTCCCCTTCGCCTTCGAGCCCGTGCTGCTCGAGCGCCGCGGCGTCGAGTACGACCCGCTCCCGCGGGAGTTCGCCGCGCCCGTCGACACGCGCGCCTTCCACTACGCCGATGGCGGCTACTTCGACAACGACCCGCTGGCCCTCGCCCAGCAGCTCGCGGCGCTGATCGACACGGAGCCCAGCCGGGCAGCGCATCCCGAGCCGATCGCCCCCGAGCAGATGCAGTCGAACCGCGCCCTCGCGGCGCTGCTCAATCCCGTGGAGCGGGACCGCCGCTTCATCTACCTCGCGCCGCAGGTACCCGTGATGCTGCCGGCCGAGGAGGAGAGCCTCGCCGCGCAGCGCCCCCCAGGCGCGACGGTGTCGCAGCTCGTGCCCTATGCGAACCGCATCATCGGCATGGGGCTCGGCGCCGCCGGCGGCCAGGGCTTTCGCGAGTACATCCGCGCCGCCGACGCCAATGAAGCCGCGTTGCGCCATCTGCTCGTCGAGCTCCACGCACTGGCCGGTGACGACGCCCGCGCCGAGGATCTGCTGCGCGCGCTGGACTTCATGGCCGAGCACGGGGTAGCCTCGGGGGACATCGCCTTGCTCATGCGCTTCGCCACCTATGCCCGGGCGGAGCTCGCGGGTCGCCGCGTGGCGCCGCGGGACGACCTCGCCGCCCGGCTCGAGCGCAGCATCGACTTCCGCTTCGACTGGGGCGAGGCCGCGCCGGCAGCGGCCTGGCTGGAGCACGCGGCGTCCTGGCAGCACCGGCAGCTCTTTCTCGAGCTGTTCCGGGCCCGCGGCCTGCTCGCGACGAACAACTTCATCCTCATCACGGCCACGGACGAGCAGCCGGTGGCCGGCGGCGCCTTCAGCCACTTCGGCGGCTTCTTCAACCGCGAGCTGCGCGAGTTCGATTTCCTGCTCGGCCGCTACTTCGCCCAGCAGACCCTGATGCACGACCTCGGCATCGCCCTCGCCGACACGATCGGCACGGCCGAACTCGAGGCCCGTCGGGCGCCGCTGCGCCCCATCCGCAGTCTCGCCTCCCACTTCGCCACCCTCGATGAGCGCATCGCCTTTCGCGACAAGGCGGAGAATCGCCTGCGCGGCTACGTCGATCATCTGGCGCTGCCGGCGCTGGTGCGCCCCTGGGCCTTCTCGACGGGGAATCGCTGGCTCGACACGGCCGTCTATCACCAGCCACGCGGCTTCCTGCTGCGGGCCTTCGCCGGCTACGACGAGCTGCACACGCTCTCGGCAGGAGCCGCCCTCGATCCCCTCAGCGCGCTCAGCCGGCTGGCCAGCAAGGAGCACCACAAGCGCTACTACGACGACCTCTTCCGGGCGTCCGGCTTCCACTGGCCGCAGCCCTTCCTGGCGGGCGAGTACGGCTACTGGCATCCGCAGGGGCGGCGGAGCTGGGACCTCGGGGTCACGCTCCAGCTCCACTTGCACCTGAGCAGCTGGATCGCCCCGCGGCCGACGCTGGAATTCGGCCGCCGCTACTTCGATGGCAGTCCGGCCGAGGGCTGGTACCATTCCATCGGCATCGAAGTGGGCTCCGTGCACCTGGGCGTGAAGACGGACCGCAGCCCCTCGCTGCGCCACTCGCGCCCGCAGACCCTGCTGCGGATGGGCTTCTCGTTCCGGCCGGCCACGGCGATGCGGGCCCTGGCCACGCTGTTCTAGGCGAGCGGCCGCCGCTCAGCCGGAGTGGCGCATCAGGCGAAAGGCCTCGGGGCCCACCGTGCGCGGCACGCGCACGTCGACGAGCAGCGTGCGGTTCTCCACGAAGTAGGCGCCCATCATCTGGGCGTCGAGCCGGATGCCCGGCAGCGCCGGGTAGCCCACGGCCGCGCCCGTGCGGTATTCGGGCTGGGCCTCGATCATCAGCGTGAGCTGCTGATCGGCGAGGAGCGTCTTCAGCGCCGAGATGTCGATGTAGAAGCTGCGCCGCGAGGAGTCGCCCGAGTAGCCGTGCACGTCGGCGATGATCTCCCGCTGGAAGACGCCGCTGACGTCGTTGACGCGGAAGCTGCGCGCGCGACGGCCGCTCTCGGCCAGGAACTCGACGAGGTACTCCTCCACCGGGTTTTCGAGATCGTCCCGCAGGCAGACGACCGTGTGCTGGTACTGGTGGAAGTAAGCTTCGGCCTCGGCGCTTACGGTGAGCGTCGCATTGGCCGCGGCCAGCTCCGCCGCGAAGGCCTTCCACTCGGCGGGCGGCGCCGTGAGCGCGCGCTTCACCCAGGCCGCCGTGCTTGCACCCGTCGGCGCGTGCTCGCCGCGGCCGTTCTTCTGCTTGAAGGCGAGGCTGCTATGGTTGTCGCCCGGGCTGATCCCGAAGGGCAGCGTCGGTCCGCCAGTCGGCGCTTTGTAGGTGACGCCGGGCGCGCCCGGCTGCGTGTAGTCGAGGATGAGCTTGGCCGCGTTCAGGTTGGCTGTCGAGATCCGCACCGTACCGTCGCCGCCCACCTCGTCGGTGACCGCCTTGAAGCCGCCGTAGCCGGTGTTGCCCACGAGGACCGCGGCGAGGATGGCGTCCTCGCCGAACCAGCGGCGGCCGAAGAGATCGCGCTCGGCCAGCTCGCTCGTGTAGGCCGAGGCCAGCTCGAGGCCGCGCAGCAGGTGGCCGCCCGTCTGGAAGCCTGTCTTCCAGCCCTTGAAGACACGCCCGTACCAGGCGCGCCCCTTGTGCGCGAGCTGCGAGCCGAAGTTGGCCGGCGCCAGCATGAGATGTCGGCTGATCGGGGCCGTGTCCGGCTTGTAGTAGTGGGTCAGCCAATCGCGGGCGACGAGGGCGCCCGTGCTGTGCGAGACGAGGCGCACGTTCTTGGCGCCCTTGATGCCCGGATGGCTCTCCCAGGCGCGCTGCATGGCGTGCCTGAGGTCGCGGTAGGTGATCTCGTCGTTGAGGGAGACCCAGTCGGCGAGGT of the bacterium genome contains:
- a CDS encoding alpha/beta hydrolase; translation: MPSPIVILHGWSDESRSFRPLADFLRRELKSEVTTLDLADWVSLNDEITYRDLRHAMQRAWESHPGIKGAKNVRLVSHSTGALVARDWLTHYYKPDTAPISRHLMLAPANFGSQLAHKGRAWYGRVFKGWKTGFQTGGHLLRGLELASAYTSELAERDLFGRRWFGEDAILAAVLVGNTGYGGFKAVTDEVGGDGTVRISTANLNAAKLILDYTQPGAPGVTYKAPTGGPTLPFGISPGDNHSSLAFKQKNGRGEHAPTGASTAAWVKRALTAPPAEWKAFAAELAAANATLTVSAEAEAYFHQYQHTVVCLRDDLENPVEEYLVEFLAESGRRARSFRVNDVSGVFQREIIADVHGYSGDSSRRSFYIDISALKTLLADQQLTLMIEAQPEYRTGAAVGYPALPGIRLDAQMMGAYFVENRTLLVDVRVPRTVGPEAFRLMRHSG